One window of the Solanum stenotomum isolate F172 chromosome 11, ASM1918654v1, whole genome shotgun sequence genome contains the following:
- the LOC125845932 gene encoding serine/threonine-protein kinase MPS1-like, which produces MEGEKANLLGPEAAAAASKPISILPIDPSESANVSRSFTLSSTTTTTSSSSSSPPDFLRHIQAAFKRPRPRGTMQSNGIMPRRSVAPVRQASRGSTVNTDCTVEAKKTQDEIPLSHRLMECISQPKNIGSDTVEAQEDASMPPSEYGSTVDMHEENYNSFNSLRDQPRSFTGHRSNITSASLGTECEHVLLAEGQKKVHFAADSTSRSQGVNNRMVTGTEDLLSHVNSLTLTEMDWDVGNQMEAVTAASQVLRDQNIHTTDVDGNGNSSLLANRTLGVADQIHQFRNFLRNDLSHPMTQASVVGSSCTTTTLINSTSAPMLNSTTYCPQYHLASNSMESLGEHKLKSEHLMQSSYPVPMNENRLSADQTAIAVPSSTTETDSEVKRPNLAEGPKNSMLIKGDMPKDTSPLEDNSAKECVTDIQSEAPLSKVLSSNMKLEPSKSEKQEKSVGSKATSSSRKKGYDPDTFFKVNGKLYQRLGKIGSGGSSEVHKVIASDCSIYALKKIKLKGRDYATAYGFCQEIEYLKRLKGKNNIIQLIDYEVRTLL; this is translated from the exons ATGGAAGGTGAGAAGGCGAACCTTCTAGGACCAGAAGCAGCAGCAGCAGCGTCCAAGCCCATTTCCATTCTTCCAATCGATCCGTCAGAATCCGCTAATGTCAGCCGTTCCTTTACACTCTCTTCAACAACAACCACGACGTCTTCCTCCTCATCTTCTCCACCGGATTTCCTCCGTCACATTCAAGCCGCCTTCAAACGCCCTCGTCCTCGGG GTACAATGCAATCAAATGGTATTATGCCAAGGAGATCGGTAGCTCCTGTGCGGCAAGCATCAAGAGGCTCTACTGTGAATACAGATTGTACAGTTGAAGCAAAGAAGACCCAAGATGAAATTCCCCTGAGTCACAGATTAATGGAATGTATTTCACAACCAAAGAACATTGGCTCTGACACTGTAGAAGCTCAAGAGGATGCATCTATGCCACCTTCGGAGTATGGTTCCACAGTAGACATGCATGAAGAGAATTATAATTCATTCAATAGTTTGAGAGATCAACCAAGATCCTTCACTGGTCATAGAAGCAACATTACATCTGCTTCCTTGGGAACAGAGTGTGAGCATGTTTTATTGGCTGAAGGGCAGAAGAAGGTCCATTTTGCTGCTGATAGCACTTCCAGGTCTCAGG GTGTGAATAACCGAATGGTCACTGGAACAGAGGACTTGTTGTCTCATGTGAATTCACTTACATTGACAGAAATGGATTGGGATGTCGGAAATCAGATGGAGGCTGTCACCGCTGCTAGCCAAGTCTTGAGAGATCAAAATATTCATACCACCGATGTGGATGGTAACGGGAATTCCTCTCTATTGGCAAATAGAACATTAGGAGTTGCAGATCAGATTCACCAATTCAGGAACTTCTTACGGAATGATTTGAGCCACCCCATGACTCAAGCTTCAGTGGTTGGTTCAAGCTGCACTACAACTACATTGATAAACTCGACATCTGCTCCCATGCTAAACTCAACAACCTATTGTCCACAATATCATCTTGCAAGCAACTCTATGGAGTCACTGGGGGAACATAAACTGAAATCTGAACATCTGATGCAATCTTCTTATCCTGTTCCAATGAATGAAAACAGGCTTTCAGCTGATCAGACAGCTATTGCTGTACCTAGTTCTACCACTGAAACTGATTCAGAAGTTAAGAGACCTAATCTGGCTGAAGGGCCGAAGAATAGTATGCTGATTAAAGGTGACATGCCTAAAGATACTTCCCCTCTCGAGGATAACTCAGCCAAAGAATGTGTTACGGATATACAATCTGAAGCTCCCTTGTCAAAAGTTTTATCTTCCAACATGAAGTTGGAACCTTCTAAGTCTGAAAAGCAAGAAAAAAGTGTGGGTAGTAAAGCAACATCTTCGTCTCGTAAAAAAGGTTATGATCCtgatacatttttcaaagttaacGGAAAACTTTACCAAAGGCTTGGCAAGATAGGTAGTGGTGGAAGTAGTGAGGTCCACAAAGTCATTGCATCAGATTGCTCAATTTATGCCttgaagaaaatcaaacttAAAGGTCGTGACTATGCTACTGCATATGGGTTTTGTCAGGAAATTGAGTATTTAAAGAGACTGAAGGGAAAGAACAACATCATTCAACTAATTGACTATGAGGTACGTACTTTACTATAG